CTTGGAAGGTATCTCCGCCTGGGAAAAGGGGAGGAAGCCACTGGCGGGAGGAACCGGGATTCCCTTACGTCAGACGCTCTGGAGGCGCTGATCGGCGCGATCTATATGGATGGTGGTTTTACTAACGCGAAAGAGTTTATTCATAAGGTGGTACTCGGCGACCTGGAGAACAAGAAGCTCTTTTTCGATAGCAAGACTATCCTTCAGGAGGTTGTGCAGGCCAGATTCCGGGATCAGCGGGTGACCTACCGCCTGATGGGGGAGGAAGGGCCGGATCATGACAAATCCTTTCGGACTGCCGTGTGCATCGGAGATGAGATCTACGGGACCGGCACGGGCCACACCAAGAAGCGGGCGGAGCAGGAAGCGGCGTATCACGCCCTGCTGGAATTGAAAAAGCAAGAGATAAAGTAGGTGGAGTATGTATTTAAAAAGTATCGAAGTGCAGGGCTTTAAGTCCTTTGCCCACAAGATCAAATTTGATTTCCATAACGGGATCACCGGGATCGTGGGGCCTAACGGAAGCGGGAAGAGCAACGTGGCCGATGCGGTCCGCTGGGTGCTGGGGGAACAGAGAGTCAAGCAGCTGCGGGGCGGCAGTATGCAGGACGTGATCTTCTCCGGGACAGAGAACCGCAAGCCCTTAAGCTATGCCTCTGTGGCCATCACGCTGGACAATTCGGACCATCAGCTGCCCATCGATTATGAGGAAGTAACGGTGGCCCGGCGGCTGTACCGCTCTGGAGAGAGCGAGTACCTGATCAATGGGAGTCTGTGCAGGCTGAAAGATGTGAATGAGCTGTTCTACGATACCGGTATCGGTAAGGAAGGGTATTCCATTATCGGACAGGGTCAGATCGACCGGATCTTAAGCGGAAAGCCGGAAGAGCGGCGGGAACTCTTTGACGAGGCAGCCGGGATCGTGAAATTCAAGCGCAGGAAGAATCTGTCGGTCAAGAAGCTGGAGGAGGAACAGCAGAACCTTCTCAGGGTCAACGACATCCTGGCCGAACTGGAGAAGCAGATCACGCCTCTGGAGAAGCAGGCGGAGACTGCCAGGGAATATCTGCGGAAAAAGGAAGAGTTAAAGACTTACGATATCAATATGTTCCTTCTGGAGACGGCCCGGATCCGGGAACAGATCCAGGGGATCGAAGGAAAACTTGCCGCCACCCGCCAGGAGCTTGCAGAGGCAGGCGGCGCCTATGCGGATATGAAACAGGAGTACGAGGCGGTAGAAGAGCAGGTAGACGGCATTGAGGCGGCCATCGAGAAGGCCAAGAGCCAGCTCAATGAGACCACCATGCTGAAACAGCAGCTGGAGAATCAGATCGCTCTTCTGCGGGAGCAGATCCACAGCGCTCATATGAATGACGAGCATTACGACCAGCGGGCCAAGACCATCGAGACAGAGCTTCTGGACCGGGAGGGCCAGCTGGCCGGACGCCAGAAGGAACAGGAAGAGATCAAAGGGGAACTGGAGAAGAAGCAGACCCTGGAGAACCAGGCCAGGGAAGAACTGATCACAGTCCAGACCAGGATCGCTACCCTGTCTGCTTCTATTGACAAGAATAAAAGCGATATCATGGAGCTTCTCAATAACCGGGCTTCTACCAAGGCCAAGATCCAGAAGTACGACACTATGCTGGAACAGATCCAGGTGCGCCGGGAACAGCTTTCCCGCCGGACGGCGGAGGCAGAGGAAGAAGCCGCTTCCCAGGAGAAACAGCAGAACGGATATCTGGAAGAGCTGGAGCGCATTTCCGGAGAGATCCGGACCCTGGCTGCCGAAAGCCGGGAGTATGAAGAGAAGATCGAGGCAATCCAGAAGGATCTGGCAGGACGGACGGAGAAGTTCCGGATCGGCCAGACCGCTTATCACCGGGAGCAGTCCCGGCTGGAGTCCCTGAAAAATATCACCGAGCGCTACGACGGCTACGGCAACAGCATCCGGAAGGTGATGGATCACAAAGGGCAGGAACCGGGCCTTCTTGGCGTAGTGGCGGATTTGATCAAAGTGGAGAAAGATTACGAGATCGCTGTGGAGACCGCTCTGGGAGGCAACATCCAGAATATCGTCACCTCTGATGAGGAGACGGCTAAGCGGATGATCCGTTTCCTGAAACAGAACCGGTTCGGGCGTGCCACATTCCTTCCTCTTACCAGTATGAAGGCAAGAGGCGGGATCCAGCGGCCGGAAGCGTTAAAGGAAAAGGGCGTGATCGGCGTGGCCGACACCCTGGTAAAAAGCGATCCGGCGTACCGGGAACTGGTGGGTTATCTGCTGGGGCGGACCCTGGTGGTGGACAACATCGACACAGGAACGGTCATTGCCCGGAAATACCAGCAGTCCCTGCGGATCGTAACCCTGGAGGGAGAACTGATCAATCCGGGGGGATCCATGACCGGAGGAGCATTTAAGAATTCCAGCAACCTTCTCAGCAGAAGGCGGGAAATCGAAGAATTTGAGAAAACCGTGCGGCAGCTGAAAAAAGAGATGGATGAATTCGAGGCAGAGTCAGACCGGCTCAGGCAGGTGCGTGCCGGTTACTATGAGAAGGTGGAGGAGATCAAAGAACAGCTCCAGAAGGCATACGTAGTCCAGAATACGGCGAAGATGAACGCGGATCAGGCAGGAGCCAGAGTGAAGGCTTCCAGGGATCTGGTGGAGGACATCCAGAAAGAGGCCCAGGATCTGGACCGGCAGATAACAGATATTGTGGACAATCAGGAGTCTATCAATGTGGAGCTGGATACATCCCAGGAGCTGGAAGTCCAGCTGACGGCCAAGATCGAAGAGGAACAGGCAGTTCTGGATCAGGAGCACGAGCTTGAGACTGAGAAGCAGAAAGTTGCGGAAGAAATGCATCTTGTCTGCGCCGGCCTGGAGCAGAAGTATGATTTTGTGCTGGAGAATGTGACCCGTATCCAGGACGA
This window of the Massilistercora timonensis genome carries:
- the rnc gene encoding ribonuclease III encodes the protein MKQDLLELEKKAGYQFHDRRLLERAMTHKSYINEAHMEKYESNERLEFLGDAVLELVTSEFLFQDEAKFPEGELTRMRASIVCEPALAFCARQLDLGRYLRLGKGEEATGGRNRDSLTSDALEALIGAIYMDGGFTNAKEFIHKVVLGDLENKKLFFDSKTILQEVVQARFRDQRVTYRLMGEEGPDHDKSFRTAVCIGDEIYGTGTGHTKKRAEQEAAYHALLELKKQEIK
- the smc gene encoding chromosome segregation protein SMC, coding for MYLKSIEVQGFKSFAHKIKFDFHNGITGIVGPNGSGKSNVADAVRWVLGEQRVKQLRGGSMQDVIFSGTENRKPLSYASVAITLDNSDHQLPIDYEEVTVARRLYRSGESEYLINGSLCRLKDVNELFYDTGIGKEGYSIIGQGQIDRILSGKPEERRELFDEAAGIVKFKRRKNLSVKKLEEEQQNLLRVNDILAELEKQITPLEKQAETAREYLRKKEELKTYDINMFLLETARIREQIQGIEGKLAATRQELAEAGGAYADMKQEYEAVEEQVDGIEAAIEKAKSQLNETTMLKQQLENQIALLREQIHSAHMNDEHYDQRAKTIETELLDREGQLAGRQKEQEEIKGELEKKQTLENQAREELITVQTRIATLSASIDKNKSDIMELLNNRASTKAKIQKYDTMLEQIQVRREQLSRRTAEAEEEAASQEKQQNGYLEELERISGEIRTLAAESREYEEKIEAIQKDLAGRTEKFRIGQTAYHREQSRLESLKNITERYDGYGNSIRKVMDHKGQEPGLLGVVADLIKVEKDYEIAVETALGGNIQNIVTSDEETAKRMIRFLKQNRFGRATFLPLTSMKARGGIQRPEALKEKGVIGVADTLVKSDPAYRELVGYLLGRTLVVDNIDTGTVIARKYQQSLRIVTLEGELINPGGSMTGGAFKNSSNLLSRRREIEEFEKTVRQLKKEMDEFEAESDRLRQVRAGYYEKVEEIKEQLQKAYVVQNTAKMNADQAGARVKASRDLVEDIQKEAQDLDRQITDIVDNQESINVELDTSQELEVQLTAKIEEEQAVLDQEHELETEKQKVAEEMHLVCAGLEQKYDFVLENVTRIQDEMEKFQEELKELEENKGGTSREIQEKEEKIQDLRQTIENSGELFQEIQAEIEKYKNQREELTRKHRSFLQKREELSGHMAELDKEVFRLENQKESYEEASQKQYDYMWEEYELTYNRALELRDGNLTDLAKMKRRIQELKNEIRGLGNVNVNAIEDYKNLYERYDFLKKQHDDLVEAEATLVQIIEELDAAMRKQFQEQFARISQEFDQVFKELFGGGKGTLELMEDEDILEAGIRIIAQPPGKKLQNMMQLSGGEKALTAIALLFAIQNLKPSPFCLLDEIEAALDDNNVVRFAKYLHKLTKNTQFIVITHRRGTMTAADRLYGITMQEKGVSTLVSVSLLEGELDK